A window from Actinomycetospora corticicola encodes these proteins:
- the egtD gene encoding L-histidine N(alpha)-methyltransferase, giving the protein MSTHGTLPTVDVHLTQEDADAALRADAHRGLTSTPKVLRPQWLYDAQGSELFEQITAQPEYYPFVAEREALALGADEVARTAQADTFVELGSGSSTKSTLLLDAMSRTGLLRHYVPVDVSAAALEEAVPGLVAGYPDLDVHGVVGDFIADLRSIPAVGRRLVVLLGGTIGNFEPEDRRAFLTALSETLSSGEHFLVGTDLVKDEETLVAAYDDAAGVTAAFELNALTVLNRVLGADFDLDGFDYVAAWVPQSSRIEMRVRARRAMTVRVPALDLTVEFAEGEEMRTEISTKFTRAGIAAELDAAGFDAVGWLTDPAGRFGMTLARRR; this is encoded by the coding sequence GTGAGCACCCATGGCACTCTCCCCACCGTCGACGTCCACCTCACCCAGGAGGACGCCGACGCCGCGCTGCGCGCCGACGCACACCGGGGACTGACCTCGACGCCGAAGGTCCTGCGCCCGCAGTGGCTCTACGACGCGCAGGGTTCGGAGCTGTTCGAGCAGATCACCGCCCAGCCCGAGTACTACCCCTTCGTCGCCGAGCGCGAGGCCCTCGCCCTCGGTGCCGACGAGGTCGCCCGCACCGCCCAGGCCGACACCTTCGTCGAGCTCGGCTCCGGGTCGTCCACGAAGAGCACCCTCCTGCTCGACGCGATGTCCCGCACCGGCCTGCTGCGCCACTACGTCCCGGTCGACGTCTCGGCCGCCGCCCTCGAGGAGGCCGTCCCGGGCCTCGTCGCGGGCTATCCCGACCTCGACGTGCACGGGGTCGTCGGCGACTTCATCGCCGACCTCCGCAGCATCCCGGCCGTGGGCCGCCGGCTCGTGGTGCTGCTCGGCGGCACCATCGGCAACTTCGAGCCCGAGGACCGCCGCGCCTTCCTCACCGCGCTCTCCGAGACCCTGTCCTCCGGCGAGCACTTCCTCGTCGGCACGGACCTGGTCAAGGACGAGGAGACGCTGGTCGCGGCCTACGACGACGCCGCGGGCGTCACCGCGGCCTTCGAACTCAACGCGCTCACGGTGCTCAACCGGGTACTGGGCGCCGACTTCGACCTCGACGGGTTCGACTACGTCGCCGCCTGGGTCCCGCAGTCCAGCCGCATCGAGATGCGGGTCCGAGCCCGGCGGGCGATGACGGTCCGGGTGCCCGCGCTCGACCTCACCGTCGAGTTCGCCGAGGGCGAGGAGATGCGCACCGAGATCTCCACCAAGTTCACGCGGGCCGGCATCGCCGCCGAGCTCGACGCCGCCGGTTTCGACGCGGTGGGCTGGCTGACCGACCCTGCGGGCCGCTTCGGCATGACGCTGGCCCGCCGCCGGTAG
- a CDS encoding methyltransferase domain-containing protein, with product MDWNDRFAASGVGRPGPPSVLVGREDVVPTTGRALDVACGRGTVAVWLAARGLAVDAIDAAAAGLALGRELADAEGVSVRWIEADLDDGLPVGPAYDVVVCQRFRDPLLYPAFAGLLAPGGLLVMTVLSTVGDTGGRFRAAPGELRAAFDHLDVLVDEEGDGEAHLVARLR from the coding sequence GTGGACTGGAACGACCGCTTCGCGGCCTCGGGGGTCGGGCGTCCGGGCCCGCCCTCGGTGCTGGTCGGGCGCGAGGACGTCGTGCCGACGACGGGGCGCGCGCTCGACGTCGCGTGCGGGCGCGGCACGGTCGCGGTGTGGCTCGCCGCTCGTGGCCTCGCGGTCGACGCGATCGACGCGGCCGCGGCCGGGCTCGCGCTCGGCCGGGAGCTCGCCGACGCCGAGGGCGTGTCGGTGCGCTGGATCGAGGCCGATCTCGACGACGGGCTCCCGGTCGGCCCGGCCTACGACGTGGTGGTCTGCCAGCGCTTCCGGGATCCGCTGCTCTACCCGGCGTTCGCGGGACTGCTGGCGCCCGGCGGACTGTTGGTGATGACGGTGCTGTCGACGGTCGGCGACACCGGTGGTCGGTTCCGCGCCGCTCCGGGAGAGCTGCGGGCGGCGTTCGACCACCTCGACGTGCTCGTCGACGAGGAGGGTGACGGTGAGGCCCACCTCGTGGCGCGGCTCCGGTGA
- a CDS encoding EamA family transporter, protein MTVRPTSWRGSGDLTWLVALGAALWGTDALLRAPLAGALPAASIVFWEHLIIVVVLVPWLPRAWRAFRAMPARARAAMAAIGAGSSALATVLFTEALTLGDPVTPLVLQKIQPLVAALGAAWLLGEQLRRGYWAYAVPALVGAWLLAFADPLDVHVQALVAALLAAASAVLWAAGTVLGRHVGAASDATPWEITVLRFAIGLPAALVVLLAGGGPLAVTAGQLPPLIALALVPGLLGLALYYPGLRRTPAARATLAELAFPLTATVLGVTLLGGTLTATQVVGLVVVAVSVTALGLRERSRRPVVAAGDAPGETVSPRGR, encoded by the coding sequence GTGACGGTGAGGCCCACCTCGTGGCGCGGCTCCGGTGACCTGACCTGGCTGGTCGCGCTCGGCGCGGCGCTGTGGGGCACGGACGCCCTGCTCCGCGCGCCGCTCGCCGGGGCCCTGCCCGCGGCGAGCATCGTGTTCTGGGAACACCTGATCATCGTCGTGGTCCTCGTCCCGTGGCTGCCGCGGGCGTGGCGGGCGTTCCGGGCGATGCCGGCGCGGGCCCGGGCGGCGATGGCGGCGATCGGCGCCGGCTCGTCCGCACTCGCCACGGTGCTGTTCACCGAGGCCCTCACCCTCGGCGACCCGGTCACGCCCCTGGTGCTGCAGAAGATCCAGCCCCTCGTCGCCGCCCTGGGCGCCGCGTGGCTGCTGGGGGAGCAGCTGCGCCGCGGCTACTGGGCCTACGCCGTTCCCGCGCTGGTCGGGGCCTGGCTGCTGGCGTTCGCCGATCCGCTCGACGTCCACGTCCAGGCCCTGGTGGCTGCTCTGCTCGCGGCCGCCTCCGCCGTCCTGTGGGCGGCGGGCACCGTGCTGGGTCGCCACGTCGGCGCGGCGTCGGACGCCACGCCGTGGGAGATCACCGTGCTGCGCTTCGCGATCGGGCTGCCGGCTGCGCTCGTCGTGCTGCTCGCGGGCGGTGGCCCGCTGGCGGTGACGGCCGGTCAGCTCCCGCCGCTGATCGCCCTCGCCCTGGTCCCGGGTCTGCTCGGGCTCGCCCTGTACTACCCGGGGCTGCGCCGCACGCCCGCGGCGCGAGCGACGCTCGCCGAGCTCGCCTTCCCGCTCACCGCCACCGTCCTCGGCGTCACGCTGCTCGGCGGCACGCTCACCGCGACCCAGGTGGTGGGCCTCGTCGTGGTCGCGGTGTCCGTGACGGCGCTGGGCCTGCGGGAACGGTCCCGACGACCGGTGGTGGCGGCCGGGGACGCGCCCGGGGAGACGGTCAGCCCGCGCGGCAGATGA
- a CDS encoding FAD-dependent monooxygenase gives MGRSAVVVGGGIGGLAAARGLILAGWDVEVRERLDDGAGDGSASRLGGGISIWPNALRALDVLGLGDTVRDEGLVQAAGGIRDRRGRWLVRSDNRRMIARHGDGITVLPRARLLGILREALPPDVVRSSSPVERPAEIDADLVVGADGIGSVVRRVVVPHARPRGTGTVAWRLAAQVAEPPDEGGETWGDGCYAGVAPLRDGRVNLWAVVRDDEPAATDLDALRRRLADFHAPIPELLDAVDPGSAHVTELAWLPPLQTFVRGRHLLLGDAAHAMTPNLGQGGCLALEDAAVLSRYADDPAGYDRLRRPRTARLTRRARLAGLVAGLSGAIPTAGRDALGRLVPAAVTVRALDGVLGWTPPGVSAARRRATP, from the coding sequence GTGGGACGCAGCGCCGTGGTGGTCGGGGGCGGGATCGGCGGGCTCGCCGCCGCGCGGGGTCTGATCCTCGCGGGGTGGGACGTCGAGGTGCGGGAACGGCTCGACGACGGGGCGGGTGACGGCTCCGCGAGCCGACTCGGTGGCGGCATCTCGATCTGGCCGAACGCCCTGCGGGCGCTCGACGTGCTGGGGCTCGGCGACACGGTCCGCGACGAGGGGCTGGTGCAGGCCGCGGGCGGCATCCGGGACCGGCGGGGCCGCTGGCTCGTGCGCAGCGACAACCGCCGCATGATCGCCCGGCACGGCGACGGCATCACCGTGCTCCCCCGCGCCCGGCTGCTCGGGATCCTGCGCGAGGCGCTCCCGCCCGACGTCGTCCGCAGCTCCTCCCCCGTCGAGCGGCCGGCGGAGATCGACGCCGACCTCGTCGTCGGGGCCGACGGGATCGGCTCGGTGGTGCGCCGCGTGGTCGTGCCGCACGCCCGGCCCCGGGGCACCGGCACCGTCGCCTGGCGGCTCGCGGCACAGGTCGCCGAGCCTCCGGACGAGGGCGGCGAGACCTGGGGCGACGGCTGCTACGCGGGCGTGGCGCCGCTGCGCGACGGCCGGGTGAACCTCTGGGCGGTGGTCCGCGACGACGAGCCCGCCGCCACCGACCTCGACGCGCTGCGCCGCCGCCTCGCCGACTTCCACGCCCCGATCCCGGAACTGCTCGACGCCGTCGACCCGGGCTCCGCCCACGTCACCGAGCTGGCCTGGCTCCCGCCGTTGCAGACCTTCGTCCGCGGACGCCACCTCCTGCTCGGCGACGCCGCCCACGCCATGACCCCGAACCTCGGCCAGGGTGGCTGCCTGGCCCTCGAGGACGCCGCGGTCCTGTCCCGGTACGCCGACGACCCCGCCGGCTACGACCGCCTCCGGCGGCCACGCACGGCACGCCTCACCCGGCGGGCCCGGCTGGCCGGGCTCGTCGCGGGTCTCTCCGGTGCCATCCCGACGGCGGGTCGCGACGCCCTGGGTCGTCTGGTCCCGGCGGCGGTCACCGTGCGTGCCCTCGACGGCGTCCTCGGGTGGACGCCGCCGGGCGTGTCCGCCGCGCGTCGGCGCGCCACGCCATAA
- a CDS encoding TetR/AcrR family transcriptional regulator — translation MTSPVRRSRTSDPDRRERIARAAMAVIARRGVDGLTHRAVAAEAEVPLGSTTYHFATLDDLLEVALDRAAEDNIRLVRAWASGLPVDADLPRALADLVVEHLNDQRPHTVVEYDLYIAALHRPRLRVLSTAWDDALVEIFSARTDPVTGRVLAAMFCGLLVQEAIADPPSTVDELDRLFRRVIEGPTAR, via the coding sequence GTGACCAGCCCGGTACGACGGAGCCGCACCAGCGACCCGGACCGCCGGGAGCGCATCGCCCGGGCCGCCATGGCCGTGATCGCGCGCCGTGGCGTCGACGGGCTGACCCACCGGGCGGTGGCGGCGGAGGCCGAGGTCCCCCTCGGGTCGACCACCTACCACTTCGCCACCCTCGACGACCTGCTCGAGGTCGCCCTGGACCGCGCGGCCGAGGACAACATCCGGCTCGTCCGTGCCTGGGCCAGCGGTCTCCCCGTGGACGCCGACCTGCCCCGCGCGCTCGCCGACCTCGTGGTCGAGCACCTCAACGACCAGCGGCCGCACACCGTCGTCGAGTACGACCTCTACATCGCCGCCCTGCACCGGCCGCGACTGCGTGTCCTCAGCACCGCGTGGGACGACGCGCTCGTCGAGATCTTCAGCGCCCGCACCGACCCCGTCACCGGGCGCGTCCTGGCCGCGATGTTCTGCGGGCTGCTCGTGCAGGAGGCGATCGCCGACCCGCCGTCGACGGTGGACGAACTCGACCGGCTCTTCCGTCGCGTGATCGAGGGCCCGACGGCGCGCTGA
- a CDS encoding aldehyde dehydrogenase family protein yields MGQLYIDGTWSDAAEGGSREIRCPADGRLVGEVSEATAGDTERAIGAARTAFDDGRWSTVAPAERGALLLRVADLLQRDKDRLARAETLDTGKRVVESEIDMDDITNCFRWFGHLAASDDGRLVETGVPNARSKVVHEPVGVCGLITPWNYPLLQTAWKVAPAIGAGCTFVLKPSELTPHTAIILMELLEEAGLPSGVGNLVLGAGATAGGPLSTDPRVDMVSFTGGLATGKILMANAAATVKKVALELGGKNPFVCFADADHDTAVDNILTGIFLHSGQVCSAGARLVVEESAHDRIVDDLVERAQRIVLGGPDDAGTETGPLISAAHREKVEAYVAQGVAEGAVLRCGGERPTDPRLADGFYYPPTILDRCTQDMSVVHDESFGPVLTVETFTDLDDAVRIANDTEYGLAGAVFSADHGTCEEVAGRLRHGTVWINDFGPYVPAAEWGGFGHSGVGRELGRAGFAEYQETKHIWTNTRPGPTGWFPSSTTGSGS; encoded by the coding sequence GTGGGCCAGCTGTACATCGACGGCACGTGGAGCGACGCGGCGGAGGGCGGTAGCCGGGAGATCCGGTGCCCGGCCGACGGTCGGCTCGTCGGCGAGGTGAGCGAGGCGACCGCGGGCGACACCGAACGGGCCATCGGCGCGGCGCGGACGGCCTTCGACGACGGACGCTGGTCGACCGTCGCACCCGCTGAGCGCGGCGCCCTCCTGCTGCGGGTCGCCGACCTGCTCCAGCGCGACAAGGACCGGCTCGCGCGGGCCGAGACCCTCGACACCGGCAAGCGCGTGGTCGAGTCCGAGATCGACATGGACGACATCACGAACTGCTTCCGCTGGTTCGGCCACCTCGCGGCCTCCGACGACGGGCGGCTCGTCGAGACCGGCGTGCCGAACGCGCGCAGCAAGGTCGTCCACGAGCCCGTCGGCGTGTGCGGGCTGATCACGCCGTGGAACTACCCGCTGCTGCAGACGGCGTGGAAGGTCGCGCCGGCCATCGGCGCCGGGTGCACGTTCGTGCTCAAGCCGAGCGAGCTGACCCCGCACACGGCGATCATCCTCATGGAACTGCTGGAGGAGGCCGGGCTGCCGTCCGGGGTCGGAAACCTCGTCCTGGGTGCGGGCGCGACGGCGGGCGGACCGCTGTCGACCGACCCGCGTGTCGACATGGTCAGCTTCACCGGCGGCCTGGCGACCGGGAAGATCCTCATGGCCAACGCCGCGGCGACCGTGAAGAAGGTGGCGCTCGAGCTGGGCGGCAAGAACCCGTTCGTCTGCTTCGCCGACGCCGACCACGACACCGCCGTCGACAACATCCTCACCGGGATCTTCCTGCACTCCGGCCAGGTGTGTTCCGCAGGCGCCCGCCTGGTCGTCGAGGAATCGGCGCACGACCGGATCGTCGACGACCTCGTCGAGCGCGCGCAGCGCATCGTGCTCGGCGGGCCCGACGACGCCGGCACCGAGACCGGGCCGCTGATCTCCGCCGCCCACCGCGAGAAGGTCGAGGCCTACGTCGCGCAGGGCGTCGCGGAGGGCGCGGTGCTGCGCTGCGGCGGCGAGCGGCCCACCGACCCGCGCCTGGCCGACGGGTTCTACTACCCGCCCACGATCCTCGACCGCTGCACGCAGGACATGTCGGTGGTGCACGACGAGTCGTTCGGCCCGGTGCTCACCGTCGAGACCTTCACCGACCTCGACGACGCCGTGCGGATCGCCAACGACACCGAGTACGGGCTCGCCGGCGCCGTGTTCTCCGCCGACCACGGCACCTGCGAGGAGGTCGCGGGCCGCCTGCGCCACGGCACGGTGTGGATCAACGACTTCGGCCCGTACGTGCCCGCCGCGGAATGGGGCGGCTTCGGCCACTCCGGCGTGGGCCGGGAACTGGGCCGCGCCGGCTTCGCCGAGTACCAGGAGACCAAGCACATCTGGACCAACACCCGGCCAGGGCCGACCGGGTGGTTCCCCTCTTCCACGACAGGGAGTGGTTCATGA
- a CDS encoding APC family permease, whose translation MTSTDSQDIDEFGYKPSLVRSLGSFHTFAAGISYISILTGTFQLFYFGLGSGGPAYWWSWPMVFVGQLMVALCFCELAARFPVAGSIYNWTKRLSSPHTAWLAGWTMLTASIVSIAAVALALQATLPELWSGFQFIPMSGDDDTGAQALNGVILAALLIVFTTAVNAFGTKLMAQINAAGVFIELIAAVLLIVLLAINIVRGPQIVFDTGSIDASGRPLGYAGAFLVAMFASLYVMYGFDTASSLAEESHDPRRNAPKAILRALFFSFLLGGLILLFALMSAPDLADPAFSSLGGLQALILAVLGPVGGSVILVAVVIAVVVCALAVHAAAIRLAFAMSRDNNLPGGTTLCTISPRFGTPVVASVAIGVIAIVLLFVTFSPQIYTVVTSIAIIMIYTAYLLVTVPLLLKRLRGQWQPREGAFSLGRWGVPVNVLAVLWGGFMTVNLAWPRNEVYNATEPFHWYLQWGGVLLPGVILGVGFAYYWTIQRHKTGVVAAHARETSPESTTPVVGEA comes from the coding sequence ATGACCAGCACCGACAGCCAGGACATCGACGAATTCGGCTACAAACCCAGCCTCGTCCGCTCGCTCGGCAGCTTCCACACCTTCGCGGCGGGGATCAGCTACATCTCGATCCTCACCGGGACCTTCCAGCTGTTCTACTTCGGCCTGGGCTCCGGGGGACCGGCGTACTGGTGGTCGTGGCCGATGGTGTTCGTCGGCCAGCTGATGGTGGCGCTGTGCTTCTGCGAGCTCGCGGCACGGTTCCCGGTGGCCGGCTCGATCTACAACTGGACCAAGCGGCTCTCCAGCCCGCACACCGCCTGGCTCGCCGGCTGGACCATGCTCACGGCCTCGATCGTCTCGATCGCCGCCGTCGCCCTCGCCCTGCAGGCCACGCTGCCGGAGCTGTGGTCGGGCTTCCAGTTCATCCCGATGTCCGGGGACGACGACACCGGGGCCCAGGCGCTCAACGGGGTCATCCTCGCCGCGCTGCTCATCGTGTTCACGACGGCGGTCAACGCGTTCGGCACCAAGCTCATGGCGCAGATCAACGCGGCCGGGGTGTTCATCGAGCTGATCGCCGCCGTGCTGCTGATCGTCCTGCTGGCCATCAACATCGTGCGCGGCCCGCAGATCGTGTTCGACACCGGTTCGATCGACGCATCGGGCCGGCCGCTGGGCTACGCCGGCGCGTTCCTCGTCGCGATGTTCGCCTCGCTCTACGTCATGTACGGGTTCGACACCGCGTCCTCGCTCGCCGAGGAGTCCCACGACCCGCGCCGCAACGCCCCGAAGGCCATCCTGCGCGCGCTGTTCTTCTCCTTCCTGCTCGGTGGTCTCATCCTGCTGTTCGCGCTGATGTCCGCGCCCGACCTCGCCGACCCGGCGTTCAGCTCCCTCGGCGGGCTCCAGGCCCTGATCCTGGCGGTGCTCGGTCCCGTCGGCGGGTCGGTCATCCTGGTCGCCGTCGTCATCGCGGTGGTGGTGTGCGCCCTCGCGGTGCACGCCGCGGCGATCCGGCTGGCGTTCGCGATGAGCCGGGACAACAACCTCCCGGGCGGCACGACGCTCTGCACGATCAGCCCGCGCTTCGGCACCCCCGTGGTCGCCTCGGTGGCGATCGGCGTCATCGCGATCGTGCTGCTGTTCGTCACGTTCAGCCCGCAGATCTACACCGTGGTCACCTCGATCGCGATCATCATGATCTACACCGCGTACCTGCTGGTCACGGTGCCGCTGCTGCTCAAGCGGCTCCGCGGGCAGTGGCAGCCGCGGGAGGGCGCCTTCTCGCTCGGCCGCTGGGGCGTCCCCGTCAACGTGCTCGCCGTGCTCTGGGGCGGCTTCATGACGGTGAACCTCGCCTGGCCGCGCAACGAGGTCTACAACGCCACCGAGCCCTTCCACTGGTACCTGCAGTGGGGCGGGGTGCTGCTGCCGGGCGTGATCCTCGGCGTCGGCTTCGCCTACTACTGGACCATCCAGCGTCACAAGACCGGGGTCGTCGCCGCGCACGCGCGGGAGACCAGCCCGGAGTCCACCACGCCCGTCGTCGGGGAGGCCTGA
- a CDS encoding GMC family oxidoreductase N-terminal domain-containing protein: MQTEFDYVIVGGGTAGCAVAARLSEDADVSVCLIEAGPSDVGDDAILDLSRWMELLESGYDWDYPIEPQESGNSWMRHARAKVLGGCSSHNSAIAYWAPRENLDDWAAGGATGWSADECYPFYRKLETALDGQEHAEAPGRGTDGPVTIRTVGDQDPCGEALLQACEQVGLPTTPFNTGRTVVRGANWFQVNANPDGTRSSASTAYIHPNLDRPNLTVLTGYRAEKLTTDTSGARPRVTGARLRTPDQRRAVEVTARRETVLSAGAIDGPKLLMLSGIGPAEHLREVGIEVLVDAPGVGENLQDHPEGLVQWEALQPMPTASTQWWQIGIFAGSEGRTTPDLMFHYGSVPFDLNIVRYGYPTAENTFCLTPNVTGAQSKGTVRLSSRDFHDKPKVDPRYFTHEHDREVMIRGIRVAREIAAAPALKEWVGKELAPGEQDSTDEELFEYIRKTHNTVYHPSCTVKMGAEDDRMAPVTPTLQVKGVDGLRVADGSVMPDLITVNPCITTMMIGERCADFIRRGV, from the coding sequence GTGCAGACAGAGTTCGACTACGTGATCGTCGGCGGCGGCACCGCCGGGTGTGCCGTGGCCGCGCGGCTCTCCGAGGACGCCGACGTCAGCGTCTGCCTGATCGAGGCGGGCCCGTCCGACGTGGGTGACGACGCCATCCTCGACCTCTCCCGCTGGATGGAGCTGCTCGAGTCCGGCTACGACTGGGACTACCCCATCGAGCCGCAGGAGTCGGGCAACTCGTGGATGCGCCACGCCCGGGCGAAGGTGCTCGGCGGCTGCTCCTCGCACAACTCCGCGATCGCCTACTGGGCGCCCCGGGAGAACCTCGACGACTGGGCCGCCGGCGGGGCCACCGGGTGGTCCGCCGACGAGTGCTACCCCTTCTACCGCAAGCTCGAGACCGCCCTGGACGGCCAGGAGCACGCCGAGGCGCCCGGTCGCGGGACCGACGGGCCCGTGACCATCCGCACCGTCGGCGACCAGGACCCCTGCGGCGAGGCGCTCCTGCAGGCCTGCGAGCAGGTCGGGCTGCCGACCACGCCGTTCAACACCGGACGCACCGTGGTCCGGGGGGCCAACTGGTTCCAGGTGAACGCGAACCCCGACGGCACCCGTTCGTCGGCGTCGACGGCCTACATCCACCCGAACCTGGACCGCCCGAACCTCACCGTGCTCACCGGGTACCGGGCGGAGAAGCTGACGACGGACACCTCCGGGGCCCGCCCGCGGGTGACCGGGGCCCGTCTGCGCACGCCGGACCAGCGCCGCGCGGTCGAGGTGACCGCACGCCGCGAGACGGTGCTCTCGGCCGGGGCGATCGACGGCCCGAAGCTGCTGATGCTCTCCGGGATCGGGCCGGCCGAGCACCTGCGCGAGGTCGGCATCGAGGTCCTGGTCGACGCGCCCGGCGTGGGCGAGAACCTCCAGGACCACCCGGAGGGCCTCGTGCAGTGGGAGGCCCTGCAGCCGATGCCCACCGCGTCGACCCAGTGGTGGCAGATCGGCATCTTCGCGGGCTCCGAGGGCCGGACGACCCCGGACCTGATGTTCCACTACGGCTCGGTGCCCTTCGACCTCAACATCGTCCGCTACGGCTACCCGACCGCAGAGAACACCTTCTGCCTCACCCCGAACGTCACCGGGGCGCAGTCGAAGGGGACCGTGCGGCTGTCCTCGCGCGACTTCCACGACAAGCCCAAGGTCGACCCGCGCTACTTCACCCACGAGCACGACCGCGAGGTGATGATCCGGGGCATCCGGGTTGCGCGGGAGATCGCGGCCGCGCCGGCCCTGAAGGAGTGGGTGGGCAAGGAGCTCGCGCCGGGGGAGCAGGACTCGACCGACGAGGAACTCTTCGAGTACATCCGCAAGACCCACAACACCGTCTACCACCCCTCCTGCACCGTGAAGATGGGCGCCGAGGACGACCGGATGGCGCCGGTGACCCCGACGCTGCAGGTCAAGGGCGTCGACGGGCTGCGCGTCGCGGACGGTTCGGTGATGCCGGACCTCATCACCGTCAACCCCTGCATCACCACGATGATGATCGGCGAGCGGTGCGCCGACTTCATCCGCCGCGGGGTCTGA
- a CDS encoding siderophore-interacting protein, whose product MTTEATRTGTPYALRHAEVLDSRRITPGVVRVTLGGPDLTDLPHAAPDGYLKLFFPLTRGGVPTLPEVPADGDIGRWYRSYLAMPDGERPPMRTYTLRRRRDHPGGVEIDVDLVLHGDGPGSSWARDAAAGDRVAFTGPYGLYSPRSEHDAVLLVGDETAVPAMGAIVESLPAGTRAEVVAAVSSGAEARSFTTAGEVGVSWVHGGATLLDVVTQTDLPGDRPYVWLAGEAGTVRDLRRHLTRERGVDRRDIQFCGYWRRGRSEEQAAAEAMAAAERGEEPAE is encoded by the coding sequence ATGACCACCGAGGCCACCCGGACCGGCACCCCGTACGCGCTCCGGCACGCCGAGGTGCTCGACAGCCGACGGATCACCCCCGGGGTGGTGCGGGTGACGCTCGGCGGCCCCGACCTCACCGACCTGCCCCACGCCGCCCCGGACGGCTACCTCAAGCTGTTCTTCCCGCTCACCCGCGGGGGGGTCCCGACCCTCCCGGAGGTCCCCGCGGACGGCGACATCGGACGCTGGTACCGCTCCTACCTCGCGATGCCCGACGGCGAGCGCCCCCCGATGCGGACCTACACCCTGCGCCGCCGGCGCGACCACCCCGGCGGCGTCGAGATCGACGTCGACCTGGTCCTGCACGGGGACGGCCCCGGCTCGTCGTGGGCCCGCGACGCGGCCGCCGGCGACCGGGTCGCCTTCACCGGCCCCTACGGCCTGTACTCGCCCCGATCCGAGCACGACGCGGTCCTCCTCGTCGGCGACGAGACCGCCGTGCCTGCCATGGGCGCCATCGTCGAGTCGCTGCCCGCGGGCACCCGGGCCGAGGTGGTCGCGGCGGTGTCCTCGGGCGCGGAGGCCCGGAGCTTCACGACGGCGGGGGAGGTCGGGGTGAGCTGGGTACACGGCGGGGCGACGCTGCTCGACGTCGTCACCCAGACCGACCTGCCCGGCGACCGGCCGTACGTCTGGCTCGCGGGCGAGGCCGGCACGGTGCGCGACCTGCGCCGCCACCTCACCCGCGAGCGCGGCGTCGACCGCCGGGACATCCAGTTCTGCGGGTACTGGCGGCGCGGCAGGAGCGAGGAGCAGGCCGCCGCGGAGGCGATGGCCGCCGCGGAGCGGGGCGAGGAACCGGCCGAGTGA